attcTCCTTCTGTGGTGATGGCGCAACTGCACAATTTGTGACGGTATTGAAGTGGAGGAACGGGTGGAGTGATGTGACGTGATGGAATAGGAACGGGAAGGAATGATGGGGAGCCCCAAATGATAATATTGGTAACAATTCAGTTAACCATCCTTTCCAAGCTGATTTGGATTACttgatttcttcttttccttttttaaatgtccctctttctcatttcttctcttttttttttcttcttttacccAACTGTTGATTGCTTGCTgagctttccttttccccaaaTGTAAGGGCATTTGATCCTTTTGTAAGCTGATATTTTAAGTGTCGTTATGCTTGGACTTGCAGTGgcagtgttgttgttattgttgttattgttgctcaTGAAAAGCAACGGATAGAAGGCAGTCGCGTGTACCCCCTGTTACTACTACCGCTGCAGTTACGTGTGGCCCCCTCCGAGTTTGACTTAATATTACAGTGTCAAtgactcaaaaaaaaaataataatataaaaattatatatatatgataatgaaaataatgcGGCGCTTCTAACCTGTTTCATCTtccacattttctttctgtcccattttttttcctcttctcttaTTGTTGTAAACGTTACTTTCGAGGAATTTGTTTCGTTTGAGGTTATCGCCTATTTTGGCTAGTGGTAACCTCCATCGCAACTGTGACTTAGTCATAACACTGCACTcaagaaagtaaaagagcATAAAGTAGAGAGCAGGAAAATAGACTGATTAGAAAAAGGTGGGCACAGGAGGAAGTATCAAAATATTTGATTCCTCTACACTGTGTAGTTTCATATCTAATTTGCCATTTGAGTGTGGTGCCACACAACTTACTTTATTATGTTTAGTCAGAAGCCGCCACCACCGCGTTACGTTCTCAACGTTGACACGGGTAAATGGAGCAAACAGGTTGTGGTACCTGAAACCAAACCCAAAGAGTCGATGCCAAATATTCAAAGCACACTTGACCTTCTGCTCTACCACGCCATGCACACCGCCAAAACCCAgttggaggaagagggaaaacggaCTCGAGTGGTGCCCGATGTTGCAGGTCAGATTGCAACTTTTGAGGCTCGTCACAACATTCACGCAAATGCACTGCgctccttctctctttccagACGAGGTGGTTGCTGTTCAAATCCTGTTGTTGGACTTCTTTGCGGTATTCCACTGTACGATGTCTATACTGCGCtcactaaaagaaaaggggaggaaTGGGATACGTATGGAGGGGAGCCCGACCCAAATAAACTCCTGCGTTTAAGTTTAGATGAACTGTTTGATGTATGCACGAGCCTGGTAAAACCAATGGTAAACTATAGTTATGTTCGAGACATGTTTACCATGCTTCCATCTGATGGTGAGGATGATGACAACAGCGTACCTCtatcgtgttttttttcgttcctcGTAGAAAACGCATTTCATCCAACGTTGAACCGAAACGTGGAAGCATTGTTCCGTGCATTTGACCCCGAGGGTACCGGAGTCATATCCGAGGCTACACTTGCTTCTCCTGTGCTCAACGCTTTTGCAGAACTGAATCTTTTTGGACATTTGCGCGGGGAATGGGAAAGGATGGCTTCAACGCTGGAGATTGTGGGAAATATTGATTACCGCATCGTAGACAATATTCGGCTTCTTACGCCGGAGGCCACTCGTGCGGTTTTGTGTAGTTCCCCCATTTTGTATGACGCGATGGAAAATGTCGATTTAGACGGCTCTAAGCTTAAGGTGTCTTCGTGAGTTATTGCAAGTTACGCAGCCCTTGTGCATCAATATCTTGTggtaaaagaaaggggaggggaactCGTGTAGCGATATCTCGCATTTCATtcaccttttgtttcttgccAGTTATGCCTGTGCCGTGTTCTCGCTTCCTGTTggatttgttgtgtttgcacTTATATCCTACCCTTCTGGCGTCGTCTTTGTTCGTTAGTGGGTACTGTTGGCAAGGGAATGTTTGCAGTTGTAATGTATGTGTTATGTCGTAATGTGAAATGTTTACTTCTCCCGCTCGTGGGGTAATAAAATTTCAAGTTCCCTCTATTTCAATTGCGTGATAGCCTCGTGCTTGCGAGCCGATGTTCGTTGAACTAAGGGAAAAAACATCCCCACAATGGCGTATCTTCTCTACCTcgtacttttcccttttcctctatTCTTTGGGGTTGTATTACATGTCACTTTTCTCCCACGGGTGCATGTATGTGCAtaatatagaaaaaaaaactgtattttaaaaaaagagaaaaaaattgagagTGGCTGGAGGAGCGGGATGGAagttgctgcggttgcgAGTGCTCCCTCGGCTGAGGAAGTGAgcgaactgaggaagcataCGCGTCTGTCAGAGGCTCAAATCACTCGACTGCATGAGCGTTTCACGGCACTTGACCGGTGTGGAAAAGGTTTGATTTCCCCGAGTGATTTTCAGTCAATAGCATCCGTGGCGTCCAACCCTCTTCTTAGTCGAGTGCTTACTGTGGTTAGCAGTAGTGGTGATGGAAACATTAGTTTTGTTGATTTTGCGAAGGCATTCGCTGTTTTTCTCCCACAGACCGATAGGCAGGAAAAGCTGCGCTTTACGTATATGATGTATGATATCGACGGTGATGGCAAAATCAGTAACAGCGATCTCATGGAGGCTCTCAAAATGATGGTAGGCCCGAACTTAACAGATGTGCAGCTGCAACAGATAGTAGACAAAACATTTATTGAGGTGGACTTCAACCGGGACGGTTTTATCACGTTTAGTGATTTTGAGAAGCTTTCACTTCCCATCAGTCTGGATAATGCCCATGTTCTGCAGTTTTAAACAAATGGAAGCGTGTGGTATCACATGAACCTGACATAACCTAATGCAAATAATTTACACGCATATGTAAAAGGCCGCGGTttatgtggtgtttgtgcctGCGGGTTCCATTATCCCCCCCGCGCTTCACACccttggggggggggggaatgaaAGTTTTGTGTTGCATTTGCTGCCCAGTAGCAGCTGTTGGTGCATTTCCTTAGCTCGCCTGTGCACCGTGGTCAGATATGCGCTGAAAGACCTGGAAAGTTTTTGCTGGGGAGGGGTGTTAGACGTGTGGAATATCTATGTGTCAAGGGCCGGATGAACgtttccttttactttttcgttttcctccGTCGTTTATCATCCCTAATCCCATTTTGCTCGTTTTATTCGTCTTACCCCCCTCTCTCTATTTGCGTACCTTTGAAACTGTGTCGTCGCGCagcatttttgtttcttctgctcctctttttttttttcttttggcccgttccccttctttttatgtAATTTACAACggtttgttttctgttttcttctaattttgattattatt
The genomic region above belongs to Trypanosoma brucei brucei TREU927 chromosome 10, whole genome shotgun sequence and contains:
- a CDS encoding calcineurin B subunit, putative, which encodes MEVAAVASAPSAEEVSELRKHTRLSEAQITRLHERFTALDRCGKGLISPSDFQSIASVASNPLLSRVLTVVSSSGDGNISFVDFAKAFAVFLPQTDRQEKLRFTYMMYDIDGDGKISNSDLMEALKMMVGPNLTDVQLQQIVDKTFIEVDFNRDGFITFSDFEKLSLPISLDNAHVLQF